The sequence below is a genomic window from Stigmatopora nigra isolate UIUO_SnigA chromosome 16, RoL_Snig_1.1, whole genome shotgun sequence.
CTTTTTTCCCTTTCCGAGAAGACAGACACATGAAATAGTCGTCCAACTCCTGTTGTCTATTCGCCGTCCCCCCCTTTGGTCTCGTCTTGTCGGctcttcctctttctctctcgctcccgCCCTCACGTTCACTTCCTGTACTTCCCAATATGGCTGCCGGTGTCGCCTTACCTGTCCTGCTTTGTAAATCACAGTCGAACGCTTAATCTTTCATTTAACCACATTAATAACGGTCTTGTTCCGGTTATCTTCGGAAACTTTAAAGCTCAATTTACTCCCGTCAAAGtgactttttggggggtatttctTTTACTTCTTGTAGTTTTATTTACATTCTAACATGATTTCTACTTTGAGTTTatgatttcaaaaaatatagttttatatTGGGCATATTTTAATTGACTTGCATGACGTATTATTCTTCAGTCACTTGTCATATGCTGATAGTGACGTGGATAGTGACATTTAGCCAATCAAAAGCAGCCATGCTGTCAGGTGACGGCACACGCGGAAATAACTTcgaattaataaaaatattggaTTTAAATTATACTTTATAAATGGTTGAACAACTATCCAAGCATATTCAAGCGGGCAAGAAACACCCAAAATATTcacatcttttctttttatttaatctCATACATAACAACAAAACTGGCATAGCAGACTTTTACTGTAACAGACAAGTGAATtgacaacattaaaataaagtgcttattttgaaatatgtttGAAAACTGGTAAACATTAGAAAGTTTTGGTGCATGGatgaaaattataaatattgCTTACAATCGGAGTAAAAAATATTCAGTATTCAGCAGAATAGACACATCAAACGTTAAATAATCTATCTTGTTAAAACATTTGGCCGGCACAAACCTCAAGTAGAAAACAAGATcataatatattaaattatattaataaataaaagatcCAAGACTCGGTCCCATGAAGAATTCTAGTCAGAATCTGAATCTGCGTTGCGGTTTTAGCTTACGGAGATAAGCTTTGACCAGGGATTGGTCCCACGGATCTCCAACGAAGGCTCGTTTTTAAAGATGTGGTTGCACAAATCCCCCAACGGTGGTTCGGGGTCAGCCGTGGCGAACTGCGCCGCCTCCTCCACTTCCTTACGGATGGCGACGTCCATTTCCTAAATCAGAACCATATGCATCAATAATACAGCTCAGAAGAGACCGCCATTTTGGAATTCTTGTAAACATTAACCACTCATCGTTTAAATTTAAAGCTATCGTtcaaaatggttgtttttttcccccaattccctttctaaatcatttaaaatcagTTTGGTGGGCATTTGGGAAAATCTCTTTGGAGGGGACGTTCGCTCTGGCGTCATCTTGTGGAATATTGGAGGTATAACAGCATCATTTATATTCGCATTACGTATTATTATCTAGGTTTATCTACCAGCACGTACCTTGAATTCCTCCACGGACGCCATGTTGTTATTTAACATTTGCTCTTTCAACGATGCGATGGGGTCATTCTTGCTTCGCACTTCCTGGATCTCCTGGCGAGTACGATAGCTACAAACAAACATCATCACAGAGAGTTAAAATTTGTGCGCCATAAATTTggccattgacaaaaaaagtattagttTAGTCAAATAAAAGACTCACCTGACACCAGGGTCACTCATGCTGTGCCCGTGGTAACGATACGTCTTCAGCTCCATCACAATTGGACCCTTTCAGACAAAGTTTTACAGGAACCAATCAGAGGACAggatcttttatttattttttcctcaacCAGACATTTGGCCTTACCTTCCCAGCTCGACAGAAGTCCGCCGCAAACTTGACGGCCTCTCTCACGCACAGAACATCCATCCCATCAACctgtgtggagaaaaaaaaaggagctgaAGTGGCGTGAGCAAAATGGCCGTCTCTCCTATCCCATTCACATTTTGTGTGCAGTATCATACATGAACACTAGGCGACTAGGTAAATGCTCACACCTGTAACTGCCAGGACACACGGAAAGCGTCGTGTTCTACTTTTGGTCCACAAGGGGGCGGTCCCAGCGCACAGTCTCGCTGGAACCGTGACCCCGGGACCCCCGAACCGTGTCACGACGACGACGTTGCGTGTTTCTCACTCTAATGCCCGGTACGTAGTCTCCTCGTTTGTAGTAGTCGGTGGAAGCCGACGCCCTCTCCGCCGACGTGCCCATGCCGTACTGGTTGTTCTCGCAGATGAAAATGCACGGGAGCTTCCAGAGGGCGGCCATGTTGAACGCTTCGAAGAGCTGCCCCTgttcgggaaaaaaaaaaaaaaaaaaagcatattcaaAAGGCTGAACtcacaggtgtccaagtggcggcccgggggccaaatgtggcccgccgcatcattttgtgcggcccgagaaaataaatgacgagtgtcgactttctgttttaggatcaaactaAAATGAAGCGTATAGATGTATCTTACCTGATTGGCGGCGCCGTCACCATACAACGCCACGCACAGCTGCTTATTGCCTTGATACTGACACGCCAAAGCGATTCCGGCACCGAGTGGAACCTGAATGCGACAAGGAAGAATTAACCCAAAGCATCTAACCGGAAGCCCACGCCGCCGCTGCCACACTCACCTGCGCTCCCACAATGCCGTTCCCTCCGTAAAAATGTGGCGCGTACATGTGCATGGAGCCTCCCTTCCCTTTAGAGACTCCGCCCCTCCGACCTGGGCAGCGACACGGCTGAGGCGCGGCGTCGAACCGGTCGCCTTCTTTAACGGGCGACCTTACCCGTCAGCTCGCACAGGATCTCCCTGACGGCCACGCCGCGGGTGTACGTGTAGGCGTGCGCGCGGTACGCCGTGATCAGGTGGTCGCTGGGTTGGATGGCGGCCTCGATGCCGGCGGCGCACGCTTCCTGCGCAACAACAAAATCATTACGTTTTTTCCTCCTCCGTCGAATGGTGATGCGCAGTATTGACGGACGgtgtgctgtggtagttagcaGATATGAAAAATACCTGTCCGTCATATAAGTGACAGAAGCCCCTGATGATCTTCTGCTTGTACAGCTGATCGGCCTTCAGTTCCATGCGTCTCACCGTCTGCATGGTGCGGTAATAACGCAGGCCCTGTTCGCGGGTTAGCTCCGCCTTCACGGGAGGCCCCTCCTCCAATCGGTGCAAATCGCATTTCTAGCAGCaggggaataaaataaaaaatggttgtCAACATTTTACAGATCGACTAGCACCACACCACGTTGAATCCTGCCAGCGAATGACAGATTAGTACatgggtgtccaagtggcggcccgggggccaaatctggccctccgcatcattttgtgcggcccgagaaagtcaatgacgagtgccgactttcttttttttagggtgaTTGGTCACCCATGCGCTACGCTGATTACAAGAGATTGGTCAGTTTTTCAGATTCACAATCAAGATGTTTTTCAAGCTCACCTTAACGTCCAAGGTCACCTGAGACGTGAAGTCGGCAAAAGATTGGGTCGCACTGACACGGGCGGCCTGAAAAGACACAAATCAGCACGTTAAGCCCAGTAAACAAAGCCAAACAGGTTAGCTAGCGAGCTCCACACACTCAAGACCACGCCAAAACCAATCCCCAACATCTGCTCGACGCCAATGAGACGATTTATTTATCGGCGGAAAGCACGGGATGCTCAATTaggagtttttgttgttgttgttgtttacaccAGAAAATGTTAGTAACGGGGAGGCAGACCTGGAGGCCGGCATCGGACGACGTGCTAGCTAAAGGCGCCGCGCCGGCCATAGCGCCGACTAGTGGCGGGGGTTTGCGGGGCAGGCGGCGCATCCGTGCCAAGTCGGGGGCCGCCGGCGAAGTTAGACTGACGTACTCGGACAGATTGATCAGCAACTGGGAAGCAGAGGACCCAACTAATGAGGGGGCGCTTAAAACCAAatccaaaaaagggaaaaaaatgggaggcaGGTCTGCTGTGAGTAGATTCAAACATTTGAACAGTGACCAAGTGTTTACAcccatatgaggtgatttagaTAACTATGCTTCTTGGAATGCTTGGAAATTCCTAGGGAGAgggacaaaaaaatgccatcGCCATTTTAAGAAAGAGGCCATTTTCTTTCAATTGCAAGTGGGAGCCTTTCAGGGCAGTAAACTGGAATATTTCAGTGAAAATTATAAGAATGGAGAGtataaaatgttcaaaagtGACAAAGAAAAGGTGCTTCTTACCTCAGACACGGTTTGGGCTCCCT
It includes:
- the LOC144209285 gene encoding pyruvate dehydrogenase E1 component subunit alpha, mitochondrial-like isoform X2 produces the protein MQNMLTLLSNALLRITGKTAGAQTVSEAARVSATQSFADFTSQVTLDVKKCDLHRLEEGPPVKAELTREQGLRYYRTMQTVRRMELKADQLYKQKIIRGFCHLYDGQEACAAGIEAAIQPSDHLITAYRAHAYTYTRGVAVREILCELTGRRGGVSKGKGGSMHMYAPHFYGGNGIVGAQVPLGAGIALACQYQGNKQLCVALYGDGAANQGQLFEAFNMAALWKLPCIFICENNQYGMGTSAERASASTDYYKRGDYVPGIRVDGMDVLCVREAVKFAADFCRAGKGPIVMELKTYRYHGHSMSDPGVSYRTRQEIQEVRSKNDPIASLKEQMLNNNMASVEEFKEMDVAIRKEVEEAAQFATADPEPPLGDLCNHIFKNEPSLEIRGTNPWSKLISVS
- the LOC144209285 gene encoding pyruvate dehydrogenase E1 component subunit alpha, mitochondrial-like isoform X1, translating into MQNMLTLLSNALLRITGKTAGAQTVSELLINLSEYVSLTSPAAPDLARMRRLPRKPPPLVGAMAGAAPLASTSSDAGLQAARVSATQSFADFTSQVTLDVKKCDLHRLEEGPPVKAELTREQGLRYYRTMQTVRRMELKADQLYKQKIIRGFCHLYDGQEACAAGIEAAIQPSDHLITAYRAHAYTYTRGVAVREILCELTGRRGGVSKGKGGSMHMYAPHFYGGNGIVGAQVPLGAGIALACQYQGNKQLCVALYGDGAANQGQLFEAFNMAALWKLPCIFICENNQYGMGTSAERASASTDYYKRGDYVPGIRVDGMDVLCVREAVKFAADFCRAGKGPIVMELKTYRYHGHSMSDPGVSYRTRQEIQEVRSKNDPIASLKEQMLNNNMASVEEFKEMDVAIRKEVEEAAQFATADPEPPLGDLCNHIFKNEPSLEIRGTNPWSKLISVS